A single Anopheles arabiensis isolate DONGOLA chromosome 2, AaraD3, whole genome shotgun sequence DNA region contains:
- the LOC120896143 gene encoding uncharacterized protein LOC120896143 isoform X2 → MISPTNSTGCSWLSPYTIDFEHYDKHYFVLPINNKDKWYRTCNRQINQQWKRIRTERLKTLEHSPEMPPSLIIASGENDRVQVIALCSISKIPSCARRCLLEVIATQEYLYYLNIEHIFVALRDQHVFRAKFRFSFTRARAYGAILERNEPRGVSKFILASEPHRYVVQRYESSEEELYARRQNCYYYYYYNEEEDDDTYQDYYSCKKRIAYDGPPPPTSNEPYLVVPIHRHPELKEQCVRLINTEWPRSRMARFWSFETSTDTLPITLVLTQLIDETVTVLGHAKVSPVPADDTSAYVESVVVDYRYRGRGIGTHLMEEVEKYCKVMMNINHMYIATDGQEVFYAKLGYIFCKAINIFGTRSTRNTVSKKHWMRKVLSDWEPYPMGYGDEVPSDPVGSALEVETGPPPEKLCVDQLIWNIRNIVYNQTSVTLRKHKAAYKGDEIVYDMLLKMHAI, encoded by the exons ATGATCAGTCCAACGAACTCAACTGGATGTTCTTGGCTG TCTCCTTACACCATCGATTTCGAGCACTACGACAAGCACTACTTTGTGCTTCCGATCAACAACAAGGACAAATGGTACCGCACCTGCAACCGGCAGATCAACCAGCAGTGGAAGCGCATCCGAACCGAGCGGCTGAAGACGCTCGAACATTCGCCGGAAATGCCACCGAGCCTCATCATTGCCAGCGGCGAGAACGATCGCGTACAGGTCATTGCCCTGTGTTCCATCTCGAAAATTCCTTCCTGCGCCCGGCGCTGCCTGCTCGAGGTGATCGCAACGCAGGAGTACCTGTACTACCTGAACATCGAGCACATCTTTGTGGCGCTGCGCGATCAGCACGTGTTTCGGGCCAAGTTCCGGTTCAGCTTTACGCGCGCCCGGGCGTACGGTGCGATACTGGAGCGTAACGAGCCGCGCGGCGTGTCCAAATTTATCCTCGCCAGCGAACCGCACCGGTACGTGGTGCAGCGGTACGAATCGTCGGAGGAGGAGCTGTACGCGCGGCGACAaaactgctactactactactactacaacgaGGAGGAAGACGACGACACGTATCAGGATTACTATAGCTGCAAGAAGCGGATCGCGTACGAT ggtccaccaccaccgacctcGAATGAACCGTACCTGGTGGTACCGATCCACCGGCATCCGGAGCTGAAGGAGCAGTGCGTGCGGTTAATAAACACCGAGTGGCCCCGGTCGCGCATGGCCCGGTTCTGGAGCTTCGAAACATCCACCGACACGCTGCCGATCACGCTCGTGCTGACGCAGCTAATCGACGAAACGGTGACCGTGCTGGGGCATGCGAAAGTGTCGCCCGTGCCGGCCGACGACACCTCCGCCTACGTGGAATCGGTTGTGGTGGACTATCGCTACCGGGGACGGGGCATCGGCACCCATCTGATGGAGGAGGTCGAGAAGTACTGCAAGGTGATGATGAACATCAACCACATGTACATCGCGACGGACGGGCAGGAGGTCTTCTACGCCAAGCTGGGCTACATCTTCTGCAAGGCGATCAACATCTTCGGCACGCGGTCGACGCGCAACACGGTCAGCAAGAAGCACTGGATGCGCAAGGTGCTGTCCGACTGGGAACCGTACCCGATGGGGTACGGGGACGAGGTGCCGAGCGATCCGGTTGGCAGTGCGCTCGAGGTGGAGACCGGGCCGCCGCCGGAGAAGCTGTGCGTCGACCAGCTCATCTGGAACATTCGCAACATCGTGTACAACCAGACGAGCGTGACGCTCCGGAAGCACAAGGCGGCGTACAAGGGCGATGAGATCGTGTACGATATGCTGCTGAAAATGCATGCCATttag
- the LOC120896143 gene encoding uncharacterized protein LOC120896143 isoform X1 produces MLHEHRQRKRTRQAVNCTATGRRCKQRKSPYTIDFEHYDKHYFVLPINNKDKWYRTCNRQINQQWKRIRTERLKTLEHSPEMPPSLIIASGENDRVQVIALCSISKIPSCARRCLLEVIATQEYLYYLNIEHIFVALRDQHVFRAKFRFSFTRARAYGAILERNEPRGVSKFILASEPHRYVVQRYESSEEELYARRQNCYYYYYYNEEEDDDTYQDYYSCKKRIAYDGPPPPTSNEPYLVVPIHRHPELKEQCVRLINTEWPRSRMARFWSFETSTDTLPITLVLTQLIDETVTVLGHAKVSPVPADDTSAYVESVVVDYRYRGRGIGTHLMEEVEKYCKVMMNINHMYIATDGQEVFYAKLGYIFCKAINIFGTRSTRNTVSKKHWMRKVLSDWEPYPMGYGDEVPSDPVGSALEVETGPPPEKLCVDQLIWNIRNIVYNQTSVTLRKHKAAYKGDEIVYDMLLKMHAI; encoded by the exons atgctgCACGAGCATCGTCAGCGGAAACGTACGCGTCAAGCCGTAAACTGCACGGCGACCGGTCGAAGGTGTAAACAGCGGAAG TCTCCTTACACCATCGATTTCGAGCACTACGACAAGCACTACTTTGTGCTTCCGATCAACAACAAGGACAAATGGTACCGCACCTGCAACCGGCAGATCAACCAGCAGTGGAAGCGCATCCGAACCGAGCGGCTGAAGACGCTCGAACATTCGCCGGAAATGCCACCGAGCCTCATCATTGCCAGCGGCGAGAACGATCGCGTACAGGTCATTGCCCTGTGTTCCATCTCGAAAATTCCTTCCTGCGCCCGGCGCTGCCTGCTCGAGGTGATCGCAACGCAGGAGTACCTGTACTACCTGAACATCGAGCACATCTTTGTGGCGCTGCGCGATCAGCACGTGTTTCGGGCCAAGTTCCGGTTCAGCTTTACGCGCGCCCGGGCGTACGGTGCGATACTGGAGCGTAACGAGCCGCGCGGCGTGTCCAAATTTATCCTCGCCAGCGAACCGCACCGGTACGTGGTGCAGCGGTACGAATCGTCGGAGGAGGAGCTGTACGCGCGGCGACAaaactgctactactactactactacaacgaGGAGGAAGACGACGACACGTATCAGGATTACTATAGCTGCAAGAAGCGGATCGCGTACGAT ggtccaccaccaccgacctcGAATGAACCGTACCTGGTGGTACCGATCCACCGGCATCCGGAGCTGAAGGAGCAGTGCGTGCGGTTAATAAACACCGAGTGGCCCCGGTCGCGCATGGCCCGGTTCTGGAGCTTCGAAACATCCACCGACACGCTGCCGATCACGCTCGTGCTGACGCAGCTAATCGACGAAACGGTGACCGTGCTGGGGCATGCGAAAGTGTCGCCCGTGCCGGCCGACGACACCTCCGCCTACGTGGAATCGGTTGTGGTGGACTATCGCTACCGGGGACGGGGCATCGGCACCCATCTGATGGAGGAGGTCGAGAAGTACTGCAAGGTGATGATGAACATCAACCACATGTACATCGCGACGGACGGGCAGGAGGTCTTCTACGCCAAGCTGGGCTACATCTTCTGCAAGGCGATCAACATCTTCGGCACGCGGTCGACGCGCAACACGGTCAGCAAGAAGCACTGGATGCGCAAGGTGCTGTCCGACTGGGAACCGTACCCGATGGGGTACGGGGACGAGGTGCCGAGCGATCCGGTTGGCAGTGCGCTCGAGGTGGAGACCGGGCCGCCGCCGGAGAAGCTGTGCGTCGACCAGCTCATCTGGAACATTCGCAACATCGTGTACAACCAGACGAGCGTGACGCTCCGGAAGCACAAGGCGGCGTACAAGGGCGATGAGATCGTGTACGATATGCTGCTGAAAATGCATGCCATttag
- the LOC120896145 gene encoding 40S ribosomal protein S29, with protein MGFANLWYSHPRKYGQGSRFCRACSNNHGMIRKYGLNICRQCFREYAKDIGFRKLD; from the exons atgggttTCGCCAACTTGTGGTACTCGCATCCGCGTAAATACGGACAGGGCTCGCGTTTCTG CCGTGCCTGCTCCAACAACCACGGAATGATCCGAAAGTACGGTCTGAACATTTGCCGACAGTGCTTCCGCGAGTACGCCAAGGATATTGGCTTCAGGAAG CTGGATTAA
- the LOC120895229 gene encoding uncharacterized protein LOC120895229 has product MSPLMFCSSLAMVLLLLQANVVPANGKYVYHDQDDGLLDERYLEVLEGLKEAQAAGHLHSSVSEKSKTVPVPVFQKVGVPVPHPVPIAVPHYVKVYIPQPYPLQVNVEQPIKIPIYKVIPKVIEKPVPYTVEKPYPIEVEKPFPVEVLKKFEVPVPKPYPVPVTVYKHIMQNEKTHRNWHY; this is encoded by the exons ATGAGTCCTTTA aTGTTTTGTTCATCGCTGGCAATGGTGTTACTCCTTCTTCAGGCCAACGTCGTGCCAGCGAACGGGAAGTACGTCTACCACGATCAGGACGACGGTCTGCTCGATGAGCGGTATCTCGAGGTGCTCGAAGGCCTAAAGGAAGCCCAGGCAGCCGGCCACCTTCACTCGAGCGTGTCGGAAAAGTCGAAAACCGTTCCCGTGCCCGTGTTCCAGAAGGTCGGTGTCCCGGTTCCGCACCCCGTACCGATTGCCGTCCCGCACTACGTCAAGGTGTACATTCCCCAGCCCTACCCGCTGCAGGTGAACGTCGAGCAGCCGATCAAGATCCCGATCTACAAGGTGATCCCGAAGGTGATCGAAAAGCCCGTCCCGTACACGGTGGAAAAGCCGTACCCGATCGAGGTGGAGAAACCGTTCCCGGTGGAGGTGCTGAAGAAGTTCGAGGTGCCCGTCCCGAAACCGTACCCCGTGCCGGTCACCGTCTACAAGCACATTATGCAGAACGAGAAAACGCATCGTAACTGGCACTATTGA